The following proteins are co-located in the Ursus arctos isolate Adak ecotype North America unplaced genomic scaffold, UrsArc2.0 scaffold_13, whole genome shotgun sequence genome:
- the COL10A1 gene encoding collagen alpha-1(X) chain: MLSRAALLLLISLHLVHGGFYVEQYQTPTGIKGPPSNTKTEFFIPYAIKSKGVSVRGEQGIPGPPGPAGPRGHPGPSGPPGKPGQGSPGPQGEPGLPGPPGPSATGKPGLPGLPGKPGEKGPSGPKGDTGPAGLPGPRGPPGPPGLPGPAGITVPGKPGQQGPAGAPGPRGLPGEKGAPGVPGAPGQKGEAGYGAPGRPGEKGLPGPQGPMGPPGPPGVGKRGENGFPGQPGIKGDRGFPGERGPAGPPGPQGPPGERGPEGIGKPGATGAPGQPGIPGTKGHPGAPGVAGPPGAPGFGKPGLPGLKGQRGPIGLPGSPGAKGEQGPAGHPGEPGLTGPPGNMGPQGPKGMPGNQGIPGPKGEMGPVGPAGHPGAKGERGSSGLDGKPGYPGEPGSNGPKGNPGLPGPKGDAGVRGPPGLPGLVGPAGAKGMPGHNGETGPRGAPGIPGTRGPIGPPGIPGFPGSKGDPGTPGPPGPAGVATKGLNGPTGPPGPPGPRGHIGEPGLPGPPGPPGPPGQAAPSEGFIKAGQRPFVSANQGVTGMPMSAFTVILSKAYPAVGIPIPFDKILYNRQQHYDPRTGIFTCRTPGTYYFSYHVHVKGTHVWVGLYKNGTPVMYTYDEYTKGYLDQASGSAVLDLTENDQVWLQLPSAGSSGLYSSEYVHSSFSGFLVAPM, translated from the exons ATGCTGTCACGAGCAGCCCTTTTGCTGCTAATTTCCTTGCACCTGGTACATGGAGGATTTTATGTGGAGCAATACCAAACACCTACAGGCATCAAAGGCCCACCATCCAACACCAAGACAGAGTTCTTCATTCCCTATGCCATAAAGAGTaaag GTGTATCAGTAAGAGGAGAGCAAGGTATTCCCGGTCCACCAGGCCCCGCTGGACCTCGAGGGCACCCAGGTCCATCTGGACCACCAGGAAAACCAGGCCAGGGAAGTCCCGGACCCCAAGGAGAGCCAGGGTTGCCTGGACCACCGGGACCATCGGCCACTGGGAAGCCAGGTTTGCCAGGACTCCCAGGAAAACCAGGGGAGAAAGGACCATCTGGACCAAAAGGAGATACTGGCCCAGCTGGTTTACCAGGACCACGGGGCCCACCAGGGCCACCTGGACTCCCCGGCCCAGCTGGAATTACTGTTCCAGGAAAACCCGGACAACAAGGACCTGCAGGAGCCCCAGGACCCAGGGGCCTTCCTGGAGAAAAGGGCGCACCAGGAGTCCCTGGTGCGCCTGGACAGAAAGGGGAAGCAGGGTATGGAGCTCCTGGACGCCCGGGTGAGAAGGGCCTTCCAGGCCCTCAGGGTCCCATGGGACCACCTGGCCCTCCTGGAGTGGGAAAAAGAGGTGAAAATGGGTTTCCAGGACAGCCAGGCATCAAAGGCGATCGGGGCTTTCCAGGAGAGAGGGGACCAGCTGGCCCGCCAGGCCCCCAAGGTCCTCCTGGGGAACGAGGGCCAGAAGGcattggaaagccaggagccactGGGGCCCCAGGCCAGCCAGGGATTCCTGGGACAAAAGGTCACCCTGGGGCTCCAGGAGTAGCTGGgcctccaggggctcctggctttGGGAAACCGGGGCTGCCAGGCCTGAAGGGACAAAGAGGACCTATTGGCCTTCCAGGAAGTCCAGGTGCTAAAGGGGAACAAGGCCCAGCAGGTCATCCTGGGGAACCAGGTCTGACTGGACCCCCTGGAAATATGGGACCCCAAGGACCAAAAGGCATGCCAGGCAACCAAGGGATTCCAGGCCCTAAAGGTGAGATGGGGCCAGTGGGGCCTGCGGGACACCCTGGGGCTAAGGGAGAAAGGGGTTCCTCTGGGTTAGATGGAAAACCAGGGTACCCAGGAGAACCAGGCAGCAACGGTCCTAAGGGAAACCCAGGGTTACCAGGCCCAAAAGGGGACGCTGGAGTTCGAGGACCTCCTGGTCTCCCAGGCCTTGTAGGCCCAGCAGGAGCTAAGGGAATGCCTGGACACAATGGTGAGACTGGTCCAAGAGGTGCCCCTGGAATACCAGGAACCAGAGGCCCCATTGGGCCACCGGGCATTCCAGGATTCCCTGGATCTAAAGGGGATCCAGGAACTCCAGGTCCTCCTGGCCCAGCAGGTGTAGCAACTAAGGGGCTCAATGGTCCCACTGGGCCACCAGGGCCTCCAGGTCCGAGAGGCCACATTGGAGAGCCTGGCCTCCCAGGTCCTCCAGGCCCCCCAGGCCCTCCAGGCCAAGCAGCCCCATCTGAGGGCTTTATAAAGGCAGGCCAAAGGCCTTTTGTTAGCGCCAACCAGGGAGTCACAGGAATGCCTATGTCTGCTTTCACCGTCATTCTCTCCAAAGCTTACCCAGCTGTAGGTATTCCCATCCCATTTGATAAGATTTTGTATAACAGGCAACAGCATTATGACCCAAGAACTGGAATCTTTACCTGTAGGACACCAGGGACATACTATTTCTCCTACCATGTGCATGTGAAAGGGACCCATGTTTGGGTGGGCCTGTATAAGAACGGCACCCCTGTAATGTACACGTATGACGAATACACTAAAGGCTACCTGGATCAGGCTTCGGGCAGCGCCGTGCTCGATCTCACGGAGAACGACCAGGTGTGGCTCCAGCTACCCAGTGCTGGATCAAGTGGGCTGTACTCCTCTGAGTATGTCCACTCCTCCTTCTCAGGGTTCTTGGTGGCACCAATGTGA